One window of Ictalurus punctatus breed USDA103 chromosome 22, Coco_2.0, whole genome shotgun sequence genomic DNA carries:
- the slc14a2 gene encoding urea transporter 2 isoform X2 produces MANTVLQTQKNSQLQQNEQQHTQTESSKLQKIKVKLTRFASYFSGNMAPFDTWMKEQCILLQICDWVLRGAAQVMFVNNPLSGLIIFAGLILQNRWWALNGFVGTLFATISALILKQNRGAIAAGLYGYNGILVGLLMAVFSNAGDWYWWLLLPNIFMSMACPIISSALASINSRWDLPVLNLPFNILVCLHMVATGHYNHHFPQVLIQPITSFPNITWSELEYTLLFQSIPVGIGQVYGCDNPWTGGIFIVALFISSPITCMHAVIGSTIGMVSGLALAAPFQSIYFGLWGYNCALACIAIGGIYYALTWQVHLLSIVCAFFCAYLGFAISNVMATFGLPACTWPFCLSVLTFLLITTETKTIYKLPLSIVTYPEKNLIFYCKVKEEKAEKKQKKVQEEMLQEKDKEAQMTKDMDVKIMMENQEKEQHNVCIKISRGHLENLSITGNTEPTTLELTEI; encoded by the exons ATGGCTAACACAGTTCTACAGACTCAGAAGAACTCACAGCTGCAGCAGAATGAgcaacagcacacacaaaccGAGTCTTCTAAACTTCAAAAGATCAAAGTTAAACTCACACGCTTTGCGTCTTACTTCTCGGGAAATATGGCTCCTTTTGACACGTGGATGAAAG AACAGTGCATCTTGCTTCAGATTTGTGATTGGGTGTTGAGAGGAGCAGCACAGGTCATGTTCGTAAACAACCCTCTGAGTGGACTGATCATCTTCGCAGGGCTGATCCTCCAGAATAGATGGTGGGCTCTCAATGGCTTTGTGGGCACTTTGTTTGCCACAATCTCGGCCCTCATTCTCAAACAAAATAG AGGGGCAATCGCAGCAGGCCTGTATGGATACAATGGAATACTGGTTGGTCTTCTAATGGCAGTGTTCTCCAATGCAGGTGACTGGTACTGGTGGCTTCTGCTGCCCAACATCTTTATGTCAATGGCATG CCCAATCATCTCTAGTGCCCTGGCCTCAATTAACAGCCGGTGGGATCTGCCAGTTTTAAACCTGCCTTTTAACATTCTGGTGTGTCTTCATATGGTAGCTACAGGCCACTACAACCACCACTTCCCCCAGGTCCTCATCCAGCCAATCACCTCCTTCCCCAACATCACATGGTCTGAGCTGGAATATACTTTG CTCTTCCAGTCCATTCCTGTTGGCATTGGGCAGGTCTATGGCTGTGACAATCCTTGGACAGGAGGCATATTCATTGTGGCCCTGTTTATTTCTTCACCAATAACTTGCATGCATGCTGTTATTGGTTCAACTATTGGGATGGTGTCAG GTCTTGCTCTTGCGGCGCCATTCCAGAGCATTTACTTTGGACTGTGGGGATACAATTGTGCCTTGGCTTGCATTGCAATTGGTGGAATATACTACGCCCTCACCTGGCAGGTCCATCTACTGTCTATAGTCTGTG CATTTTTCTGTGCATATCTTGGCTTTGCAATTAGCAATGTGATGGCTACT TTTGGACTTCCAGCATGCACTTGGCCCTTCTGCCTGTCAGTCCTCACGTTCCTCTTGATCACCACAGAGACAAAGACCATCTACAAGCTGCCACTTTCTATAGTTACCTACCCTGAGAAAAACCTCATATTCTACTGTAAGGTGAAGGAGGAGAAGGCTgaaaaaaagcagaagaaagTCCAAGAGGAGATGCTACAGGAGAAGGATAAAGAGGCACAAATGACAAAAGACATGGATGTAAAGATAATGATGGAGAACCAAGAGAAAGAGCAGCACAATGTCTGCATTAAGATAAGTAGAGGGCATTTGGAAAACCTGTCCATTACTGGAAACACAGAGCCAACTACTCTAGAATTAACTGAAATATGA
- the slc14a2 gene encoding urea transporter 2 isoform X1: MWASWWAHDLSTLPGTPSGPAAFLGFTARNIRLTSCSLTELQPLMANTVLQTQKNSQLQQNEQQHTQTESSKLQKIKVKLTRFASYFSGNMAPFDTWMKEQCILLQICDWVLRGAAQVMFVNNPLSGLIIFAGLILQNRWWALNGFVGTLFATISALILKQNRGAIAAGLYGYNGILVGLLMAVFSNAGDWYWWLLLPNIFMSMACPIISSALASINSRWDLPVLNLPFNILVCLHMVATGHYNHHFPQVLIQPITSFPNITWSELEYTLLFQSIPVGIGQVYGCDNPWTGGIFIVALFISSPITCMHAVIGSTIGMVSGLALAAPFQSIYFGLWGYNCALACIAIGGIYYALTWQVHLLSIVCAFFCAYLGFAISNVMATFGLPACTWPFCLSVLTFLLITTETKTIYKLPLSIVTYPEKNLIFYCKVKEEKAEKKQKKVQEEMLQEKDKEAQMTKDMDVKIMMENQEKEQHNVCIKISRGHLENLSITGNTEPTTLELTEI, translated from the exons atgtgggcaagctggtgggcacatgatctgagcacgttaccaggtacaccgtctgggccagcagccttcctggggttcactgccagaaacatccgtctaacatcgtgttccctcaca GAGCTGCAGCCCCTCATGGCTAACACAGTTCTACAGACTCAGAAGAACTCACAGCTGCAGCAGAATGAgcaacagcacacacaaaccGAGTCTTCTAAACTTCAAAAGATCAAAGTTAAACTCACACGCTTTGCGTCTTACTTCTCGGGAAATATGGCTCCTTTTGACACGTGGATGAAAG AACAGTGCATCTTGCTTCAGATTTGTGATTGGGTGTTGAGAGGAGCAGCACAGGTCATGTTCGTAAACAACCCTCTGAGTGGACTGATCATCTTCGCAGGGCTGATCCTCCAGAATAGATGGTGGGCTCTCAATGGCTTTGTGGGCACTTTGTTTGCCACAATCTCGGCCCTCATTCTCAAACAAAATAG AGGGGCAATCGCAGCAGGCCTGTATGGATACAATGGAATACTGGTTGGTCTTCTAATGGCAGTGTTCTCCAATGCAGGTGACTGGTACTGGTGGCTTCTGCTGCCCAACATCTTTATGTCAATGGCATG CCCAATCATCTCTAGTGCCCTGGCCTCAATTAACAGCCGGTGGGATCTGCCAGTTTTAAACCTGCCTTTTAACATTCTGGTGTGTCTTCATATGGTAGCTACAGGCCACTACAACCACCACTTCCCCCAGGTCCTCATCCAGCCAATCACCTCCTTCCCCAACATCACATGGTCTGAGCTGGAATATACTTTG CTCTTCCAGTCCATTCCTGTTGGCATTGGGCAGGTCTATGGCTGTGACAATCCTTGGACAGGAGGCATATTCATTGTGGCCCTGTTTATTTCTTCACCAATAACTTGCATGCATGCTGTTATTGGTTCAACTATTGGGATGGTGTCAG GTCTTGCTCTTGCGGCGCCATTCCAGAGCATTTACTTTGGACTGTGGGGATACAATTGTGCCTTGGCTTGCATTGCAATTGGTGGAATATACTACGCCCTCACCTGGCAGGTCCATCTACTGTCTATAGTCTGTG CATTTTTCTGTGCATATCTTGGCTTTGCAATTAGCAATGTGATGGCTACT TTTGGACTTCCAGCATGCACTTGGCCCTTCTGCCTGTCAGTCCTCACGTTCCTCTTGATCACCACAGAGACAAAGACCATCTACAAGCTGCCACTTTCTATAGTTACCTACCCTGAGAAAAACCTCATATTCTACTGTAAGGTGAAGGAGGAGAAGGCTgaaaaaaagcagaagaaagTCCAAGAGGAGATGCTACAGGAGAAGGATAAAGAGGCACAAATGACAAAAGACATGGATGTAAAGATAATGATGGAGAACCAAGAGAAAGAGCAGCACAATGTCTGCATTAAGATAAGTAGAGGGCATTTGGAAAACCTGTCCATTACTGGAAACACAGAGCCAACTACTCTAGAATTAACTGAAATATGA